A genomic region of Pseudomonadota bacterium contains the following coding sequences:
- a CDS encoding amidase — MNHPAAPTPPHDTVGAFVPHTPPPIAGTPGGPLSGLRFAVKDLFDIEGYVSGGGSPAWLASHAPARHTSPLITRLLAAGADMIGKTVCDELFYSVAGENAHYGTPRNVRAPGRIPGGSSSGSAAAVAAALCDFALGSDTGGSVRVPASFC; from the coding sequence ATGAACCACCCTGCCGCGCCGACGCCGCCGCACGACACGGTCGGCGCCTTCGTGCCCCACACGCCGCCGCCGATCGCCGGCACGCCCGGCGGCCCGCTCAGCGGCCTGCGCTTCGCGGTCAAGGACCTGTTCGATATCGAAGGCTACGTGAGCGGCGGCGGCTCTCCGGCGTGGCTCGCCAGCCATGCGCCGGCACGACATACCTCGCCGCTCATCACACGCCTGCTCGCGGCCGGCGCCGACATGATAGGCAAGACCGTGTGCGATGAACTGTTCTACAGCGTGGCGGGCGAGAACGCCCATTACGGCACGCCGCGCAACGTGCGCGCGCCCGGGCGCATCCCGGGCGGCTCTTCATCCGGCTCGGCGGCGGCGGTGGCGGCCGCGCTGTGCGACTTCGCGCTCGGCAGCGATACCGGCGGCTCGGTGCGCGTGCCGGCCTCGTTCTGC
- a CDS encoding molybdopterin-dependent oxidoreductase, translating into MSEQLELLVVQDLFHTPTSALADYLLPAAHWLEKPYFSLGIAFVAPAGDFVAANHAALETNHEHHSDYDLWRDLAQHLGQGDAWPRRAEDFYTQCLAPAGLDFERVAARGMLAGAEARHPDHAAAFTPTRYGTPSGKVELASSLLERWGQSALPLATRPALFADRLLSAAAHQRRARRSEAFVKVQAARFRR; encoded by the coding sequence ATGAGCGAGCAACTCGAACTCTTGGTGGTGCAGGATCTCTTCCACACCCCAACCTCGGCGCTGGCTGATTACCTGCTGCCGGCCGCCCATTGGCTGGAGAAACCGTATTTCTCGCTGGGCATCGCCTTCGTCGCGCCGGCCGGTGATTTTGTCGCGGCCAATCACGCCGCACTCGAAACGAACCACGAGCATCACTCCGACTACGACCTGTGGCGCGACCTCGCGCAACATCTGGGCCAGGGCGACGCGTGGCCTCGGCGCGCCGAGGACTTCTACACGCAATGCCTGGCGCCGGCCGGGCTCGACTTCGAGCGCGTGGCGGCGCGCGGCATGTTGGCCGGCGCCGAGGCGCGTCATCCCGATCACGCGGCGGCTTTCACGCCCACGCGTTACGGCACGCCCAGCGGCAAGGTCGAACTGGCGTCGAGCCTGCTCGAACGCTGGGGACAGTCGGCGCTGCCACTGGCCACCCGGCCCGCGCTGTTCGCCGACCGACTGCTATCCGCTGCTGCTCACCAGCGGCGGGCGCGTCGCTCGGAAGCTTTCGTGAAAGTGCAGGCAGCGCGCTTCCGGCGGTAA
- a CDS encoding diguanylate cyclase, with amino-acid sequence MPAPLADALQATGVFSIEQMELRGFSRSMAELQWLLVALVTLYYVAPTSPIANPPLFIGATVLYAASVLIHRYSGLFRTESRLRLAVETWLMVTFITYLLWQTGKSASPLLNLYLLALIMSGLTLGKTTTLLQLALVLVIYLQFDFGAVGELKFSGAMLNDLLTRFAPMVLTTYLVMQLAADMKFSRIALQAVSQTDDLTRLPNRRAFRGILRREHERAQRHGRPFAVLMIDADGLKPTNDQHGHAAGDRLLTTIAEVLKTALRGTDNCARQGGDEFIALLPESDARTALDAAERIRLGVANTSFDFGGQRVQCTVSIGVASYPADGASIDELLSAADRALYRAKNEGRDRVVLAASVPPGAATAPAPHKLTSVAPARRHQPRLCLPQGHRRARGRVSPGARASALEARRRARRRSMAADFLDRRHRRDREPHSRHHRRAWRRRPGLQLRPFRGGDWGMGERFLNRFGSPNSCGQDKVCYGTLTLAESLTYGFGPSVFAWPLAGVTRCIVLWGMRPIASAPLLWRAISRAHRAGAKLIVIDPLRTQEAQRADLWLAPLPGSDAALALALLKVMIERRWFDADFVREQCVGFEALATHLAAQSLAELAAECAIDVDTLTGVAEAIGCHGPTVINAGNGLCQSGTPALHTARHRQSHRPRRQPRPRRRASARRAAARHPRQRPHARCRSSAAGATGQAPRRRALRVSRSRLPRCRRSDGARLAWPSSRLELDSHRPRTEFMARHHRRRTLCGQGAGGAAPQSARRQCQRRRRGARTDERATRTLGGAGSLPHPNLGAG; translated from the coding sequence ATGCCGGCACCTTTGGCTGACGCCCTGCAAGCCACCGGCGTGTTCAGCATCGAACAAATGGAGTTGCGTGGCTTTTCGCGCAGCATGGCCGAACTGCAGTGGCTGCTGGTGGCGCTGGTCACGCTCTATTACGTCGCCCCCACTTCGCCGATCGCGAACCCGCCGCTGTTCATCGGCGCCACCGTGCTGTACGCGGCGAGCGTGTTGATCCATCGCTATTCCGGCCTGTTCCGCACCGAGAGCCGGCTGCGGCTCGCCGTCGAAACCTGGCTGATGGTGACGTTCATCACCTACCTGCTATGGCAGACCGGCAAGAGCGCCAGCCCCTTGCTCAATCTCTACCTGCTGGCGCTGATCATGAGCGGCCTGACCCTCGGCAAGACCACCACGCTGCTGCAGTTGGCGCTGGTGTTGGTCATCTACCTGCAGTTCGATTTCGGCGCCGTCGGTGAACTCAAATTCTCGGGCGCGATGCTCAACGATCTCCTGACGCGCTTCGCGCCCATGGTGTTGACCACCTACCTCGTCATGCAGCTCGCCGCCGACATGAAGTTCTCGCGCATCGCGCTGCAGGCCGTGTCGCAGACCGACGATTTGACGCGGCTGCCCAACCGCCGGGCGTTTCGCGGCATCTTGAGGCGTGAGCACGAGCGCGCGCAGCGTCATGGCCGGCCGTTCGCGGTGCTGATGATCGACGCCGATGGCTTGAAGCCGACCAACGATCAACACGGCCATGCCGCCGGCGATCGGCTGTTGACGACCATCGCCGAGGTCTTGAAGACCGCCCTGCGCGGCACCGACAACTGCGCGCGCCAGGGCGGGGACGAATTCATCGCGCTGCTGCCCGAATCCGATGCGCGCACCGCGCTGGACGCCGCCGAGCGCATCCGCCTGGGTGTCGCCAATACCTCCTTCGACTTCGGCGGCCAGCGCGTGCAATGCACGGTCAGTATCGGCGTGGCGAGCTACCCGGCCGATGGCGCGAGCATCGACGAGCTGCTGTCGGCCGCCGATCGCGCGCTCTACCGCGCCAAGAACGAAGGCCGCGACCGCGTGGTGCTGGCCGCCAGCGTGCCGCCCGGCGCCGCGACCGCCCCGGCGCCTCACAAGCTGACGAGCGTGGCGCCGGCACGGCGCCATCAGCCAAGGTTATGTCTGCCCCAAGGCCACCGACGCGCCCGAGGTCGTGTATCACCCGGCGCGCGTGCATCGGCCCTTGAAGCGCGTCGGCGCGCGCGGCGCCGGTCAATGGCAGCCGATTTCCTGGACCGACGCCATCGCCGAGATCGCGAGCCGCATAGCCGCCATCACCGACGTGCATGGCGCCGAAGGCCTGGCCTACAGCTACGGCCGTTTCGCGGCGGTGACTGGGGCATGGGTGAGCGTTTCCTCAACCGCTTCGGCAGCCCCAACAGCTGCGGCCAGGACAAGGTCTGCTACGGCACCCTGACGCTCGCCGAGTCGCTCACCTATGGCTTCGGCCCCAGCGTGTTCGCGTGGCCGCTCGCGGGCGTCACGCGCTGCATCGTGCTGTGGGGCATGCGTCCCATCGCCTCGGCGCCCTTGCTGTGGCGCGCCATCTCGCGCGCCCATCGCGCCGGTGCGAAGCTCATCGTCATCGATCCCTTGCGCACCCAGGAAGCACAACGCGCCGACCTGTGGCTTGCGCCCTTGCCCGGCAGCGACGCGGCGCTGGCGCTGGCCTTGCTCAAGGTGATGATCGAACGCCGCTGGTTCGATGCCGACTTCGTGCGCGAACAGTGCGTGGGTTTCGAAGCGCTCGCCACGCATCTCGCCGCGCAATCCCTGGCTGAGCTCGCCGCCGAGTGCGCAATCGATGTCGACACCCTGACCGGCGTGGCCGAGGCGATAGGCTGTCACGGGCCGACCGTCATCAATGCCGGCAACGGGCTGTGCCAGAGCGGTACGCCGGCGCTGCACACCGCGCGCCATCGCCAATCTCATCGCCCTCGGCGGCAACCTCGGCCGCGCCGGCGCGCATCAGCTCGCCGGGCCGCCGCGCGACATCCGCGCCAACGGCCGCATGCTCGATGCCGATCATCTGCCGCCGGCGCAACAGGCCAAGCGCCTCGGCGCCGAGCGCTTCGCGTTTCTCGGTCACGGTTACCACGATGTCGACGCAGCGATGGCGCGCGCCTGGCATGGCCATCGTCACGCCTTGAGCTGGATAGCCACCGCCCACGAACCGAGTTTATGGCGCGCCATCACCGACGCCGAACCCTATGCGGTCAAGGCGCTGGTGGTGCAGCACCACAATCCGCTCGGCGCCAATGCCAACGCCGCCGCCGCGGCGCGCGCACTGATGAGCGAGCAACTCGAACTCTTGGTGGTGCAGGATCTCTTCCACACCCCAACCTCGGCGCTGGCTGA
- a CDS encoding methyltransferase, protein MGAAAGAGDLRPTTFNRHLGNVYPALAMLAGMQLEVFTPLAAGPLSVDELAARLAVQPRKLKPLLYALVVGGLLEVDGERFANTAESNEFLVVGKPRYLGGTHGAYADLWSASLHTAASIRSGQPQARHDFAAMSHAELKAFMLGLDAGATATARRLNKDFGIGGAMQVLDAGGGAGGLAIALCELEPALHATVGELGNVAPIARECVAEAGLGARVTVIECDLVSAPPPGAYDAVIMRALLQVMSAEHARLTVRHGAATLKPGGGLYIVGRTLDDTRLSPLDAVAANVMFLNIYDDGQAYTESEYRGWLADAGLGDIQRRELAGGYSIIHGRKA, encoded by the coding sequence ATGGGCGCAGCAGCCGGCGCGGGTGACTTGAGACCCACCACCTTCAACCGCCATCTCGGCAACGTGTATCCGGCCCTCGCGATGCTGGCTGGCATGCAGCTGGAAGTATTCACGCCGCTGGCCGCAGGGCCGCTGAGCGTCGACGAGCTGGCGGCGCGTCTCGCGGTGCAGCCGCGCAAGCTCAAGCCCTTGCTCTACGCGCTGGTGGTGGGCGGCCTGCTCGAGGTCGACGGCGAGCGTTTCGCCAATACCGCCGAGAGCAATGAATTCCTGGTGGTGGGCAAGCCGCGCTACCTCGGTGGCACGCATGGCGCCTATGCCGACCTGTGGTCGGCCAGCCTGCATACCGCCGCCTCGATCCGCAGTGGCCAACCGCAGGCGCGCCATGATTTCGCGGCGATGTCCCATGCCGAATTGAAAGCCTTCATGCTCGGGCTGGACGCCGGCGCCACCGCCACGGCGCGCCGCCTCAACAAGGATTTCGGCATCGGCGGCGCCATGCAGGTGCTGGACGCCGGCGGTGGCGCCGGTGGTCTCGCCATCGCGCTGTGCGAACTCGAGCCGGCCTTGCACGCCACCGTTGGCGAACTCGGCAATGTCGCGCCCATCGCCCGCGAATGCGTGGCCGAGGCCGGACTCGGCGCGCGCGTGACGGTGATCGAATGTGACCTGGTCAGCGCGCCGCCGCCCGGCGCCTACGACGCGGTCATCATGCGCGCGCTGCTGCAGGTCATGAGCGCCGAGCATGCGCGCCTCACCGTGCGTCACGGCGCGGCCACGCTCAAGCCGGGCGGTGGCCTGTACATCGTCGGTCGCACGCTGGACGACACGCGCCTGTCACCGCTCGACGCGGTGGCCGCCAACGTCATGTTCCTCAACATCTACGACGACGGCCAGGCCTACACCGAAAGCGAATACCGCGGCTGGCTCGCTGATGCCGGTCTGGGCGACATACAGCGCCGCGAACTCGCCGGCGGCTACAGCATCATCCACGGCCGCAAGGCGTGA
- a CDS encoding nuclear transport factor 2 family protein, with protein sequence MAITRQSMSDEQRKSVALEYFKSMDQGGVTSDGQSMFTLFDERAQAYFPKWGLANGRAEIEKMFGEVGSTLKGITHHYATFNWIFSGGDLVVVEGTSHGEHRDGAWRAGQPESAPGRFCDVFEIRDFLIQRVFIYLDPDYACKDTARYPWLESR encoded by the coding sequence ATGGCAATCACTCGGCAAAGCATGAGCGACGAACAGCGCAAGTCGGTGGCGCTCGAATATTTCAAGTCCATGGACCAGGGCGGCGTGACGTCCGACGGCCAGTCGATGTTCACGCTGTTCGATGAACGCGCGCAGGCCTACTTCCCGAAGTGGGGGCTGGCCAATGGCCGCGCCGAAATCGAGAAGATGTTCGGCGAGGTGGGCAGCACTTTGAAAGGCATCACCCATCATTACGCGACCTTCAACTGGATCTTTTCCGGCGGCGACCTGGTGGTGGTGGAAGGCACCAGTCACGGCGAACATCGCGACGGCGCGTGGCGCGCCGGCCAGCCCGAATCCGCGCCCGGGCGCTTTTGCGACGTGTTCGAGATCCGCGACTTCCTCATCCAGCGCGTCTTCATCTACCTCGACCCGGATTACGCGTGCAAGGACACGGCGCGTTACCCGTGGTTGGAGTCTCGCTAG
- a CDS encoding acyl-CoA dehydrogenase family protein, which yields MLLNDEQQALRAGARVFAQTEIAPHAGRWEREQRGVPAGVLRDMAALGYFGMLVPAELGGSGLDMLSYALVTEEFAAADCGLTNLMNVSNSPVSTALRDHGTAAQHARWLKPLARGELRGCFLLTESHAGSDAAAITTRAERRGQRWVLNGAKHFVTAGASAQLAMIIAVTDASAGKRGISAFLAPTDTPGYRVARLEDKLGHRNCDTAEVRLEDLELDDDAVLGAVGDGYRIALAYLEGGRIGVAAQAVGVARAALDAALAYARERRTFGQAIIEHQAVGFRLAAMATRLEAARQLTWHAAALASAGESALLAASMAKAFATESAEQVCSAALQTLGGAGYTREHPLEKYYRDARVLSIYEGTNDIQNLVIARALARGD from the coding sequence ATGCTGCTCAACGATGAACAACAGGCCCTGCGCGCCGGCGCACGGGTCTTTGCCCAGACCGAGATAGCGCCCCACGCCGGGCGCTGGGAACGCGAGCAGCGCGGCGTGCCGGCGGGCGTGCTGCGCGACATGGCCGCGCTCGGTTATTTCGGCATGCTGGTGCCCGCCGAACTCGGCGGCAGCGGCCTCGACATGCTGTCCTATGCCCTCGTCACAGAAGAGTTCGCCGCCGCCGACTGCGGTCTCACCAACCTCATGAACGTGTCCAACTCGCCGGTGTCGACGGCGCTGCGCGATCATGGCACGGCCGCGCAACATGCGCGCTGGTTGAAGCCGCTCGCGCGCGGCGAACTGCGCGGCTGCTTCCTGCTGACCGAGAGCCATGCCGGTTCGGATGCGGCCGCCATCACCACGCGCGCCGAGCGGCGCGGCCAGCGCTGGGTATTGAATGGCGCCAAGCATTTCGTCACCGCCGGCGCCAGCGCGCAGCTCGCGATGATCATCGCGGTCACCGACGCCAGCGCCGGCAAGCGCGGCATCAGCGCCTTCCTGGCACCGACCGACACGCCGGGTTACCGCGTCGCACGGCTCGAAGACAAGCTCGGGCATCGCAATTGCGATACCGCCGAAGTGCGGCTGGAAGATCTCGAACTCGACGACGACGCCGTGCTCGGCGCGGTCGGCGACGGCTATCGCATCGCGCTCGCCTATCTCGAAGGCGGGCGCATCGGCGTCGCCGCCCAGGCCGTGGGCGTGGCGCGCGCGGCGCTGGATGCCGCGCTCGCCTATGCGCGCGAACGCCGGACCTTCGGCCAGGCCATCATCGAACACCAGGCGGTGGGCTTTCGCCTCGCCGCCATGGCCACGCGCCTCGAGGCGGCGCGGCAGTTGACCTGGCATGCCGCGGCCTTGGCGAGCGCCGGCGAATCAGCCTTGCTGGCGGCCTCGATGGCCAAGGCTTTCGCCACCGAAAGCGCCGAACAGGTGTGCTCGGCCGCGCTGCAGACCTTGGGCGGCGCCGGCTACACGCGCGAGCATCCGCTCGAAAAGTACTATCGCGATGCGCGGGTGTTGTCGATCTACGAAGGCACCAATGACATCCAGAATCTCGTCATCGCGCGGGCGCTGGCGCGGGGCGATTGA
- a CDS encoding aminotransferase class III-fold pyridoxal phosphate-dependent enzyme produces the protein MSDTATLLARRAKLLGAKAPLFYDAPLHIVRGEGVWLYDVDGRRYLDAYNNVPLVGHCHPEVVEALARQAGTLNIHTRYLHETILDYGERLVAKFDPSLSMILFVCTGSEANDQALRIARCHTGKQGIVCTNLTYHGNTTAVDAVSPLFYGAAAPPHAEVRTIPYPDSYRAPQGLTGEALCDYYIAALERAIADLEASGVGFAGLLLCSIFANEGLPDVPPGFMRRAVEVVHGAGGLFIADEVQAGFGRTGRMWGYEAMGVVPDIVTLGKPMGNGHPLAAVVARADLVEEFRERVFYFNTFGGNPVSCAVGAKVLEILERDRLMDNARAVGEHLRTGLRALAARHAIIGDIRGQGLWVGVELVRDRASKAPASAEAQRAINLMKDRGVLMGRIGEFDNVLKMRPPLPIQTEHADLLLGALDEVLGAL, from the coding sequence ATGAGCGATACCGCCACCCTGCTCGCGCGCCGCGCGAAACTGCTCGGCGCCAAGGCGCCGCTGTTCTACGACGCGCCCTTGCACATCGTGCGCGGCGAAGGCGTATGGCTGTACGACGTCGACGGGCGCCGCTATCTCGATGCCTACAACAACGTGCCGCTGGTCGGGCATTGTCATCCCGAAGTAGTCGAAGCGCTGGCGCGCCAGGCCGGCACGCTCAACATCCACACCCGCTACCTGCACGAAACCATCCTCGATTACGGCGAACGCCTGGTGGCGAAGTTCGACCCGTCGCTGTCGATGATCCTGTTCGTGTGCACCGGCAGCGAGGCCAACGACCAGGCCCTGCGCATCGCGCGCTGCCATACCGGCAAGCAGGGCATCGTGTGCACCAATCTCACCTACCACGGCAACACCACGGCGGTCGACGCGGTGTCGCCGCTGTTTTACGGCGCCGCCGCGCCGCCCCATGCCGAAGTGCGCACCATTCCCTATCCCGACAGCTACCGCGCGCCGCAAGGTTTGACGGGCGAGGCGCTGTGCGATTACTACATCGCGGCACTCGAACGCGCGATTGCCGATCTCGAGGCGAGCGGCGTCGGCTTCGCCGGCCTCCTGTTGTGTTCAATCTTCGCCAACGAAGGGCTGCCCGATGTGCCGCCGGGCTTCATGCGCCGCGCGGTGGAGGTGGTGCATGGCGCCGGTGGCCTGTTCATCGCCGATGAAGTGCAGGCCGGCTTCGGTCGCACCGGGCGCATGTGGGGGTACGAAGCGATGGGCGTGGTGCCGGACATCGTCACCCTCGGCAAGCCCATGGGTAACGGCCATCCGCTCGCCGCCGTGGTGGCGCGCGCCGACCTCGTCGAGGAATTCCGCGAACGCGTGTTCTACTTCAACACCTTCGGTGGCAACCCGGTGTCCTGCGCGGTCGGCGCCAAGGTGCTGGAGATCCTCGAACGCGACCGGCTCATGGACAACGCGCGCGCGGTGGGCGAACACCTGCGCACGGGTCTGCGTGCACTCGCTGCGCGGCATGCCATCATCGGCGACATCCGCGGCCAGGGCCTGTGGGTCGGCGTCGAACTGGTGCGGGACCGCGCCAGCAAGGCGCCCGCCAGCGCCGAAGCGCAGCGCGCCATCAATCTCATGAAAGACCGCGGCGTGTTGATGGGCCGCATCGGCGAGTTCGACAACGTCTTGAAGATGAGGCCGCCGCTGCCGATCCAGACCGAACACGCCGACCTGCTGCTGGGCGCGCTCGACGAGGTGCTGGGCGCGTTGTGA
- a CDS encoding VOC family protein, translated as MSASPSLPSRLHHTAAVTRDLEATRHFYEDLLGLPLIATWCEKETLLGKMRTYCHAFFGIGDGGALAFFQFADAADHDELAPDMPFCLFQHQAYKVDAETQAAIKARVLAAGYTEPRFMELEHGYCHSIYITDPNGCIIEFTVDSADGLNIAPARRASAHADLKRWLAGDHTPNNVLR; from the coding sequence ATGAGCGCCAGTCCGTCCCTGCCCAGCCGCCTTCATCACACCGCCGCCGTGACGCGCGATCTGGAAGCCACGCGGCACTTCTACGAAGACCTGCTTGGCCTGCCCCTGATCGCGACCTGGTGCGAGAAGGAAACCCTGCTCGGCAAGATGCGCACCTACTGCCACGCCTTCTTCGGCATCGGCGACGGCGGCGCGCTGGCCTTCTTCCAGTTCGCCGATGCGGCCGATCACGATGAACTCGCGCCCGACATGCCGTTCTGCCTGTTCCAGCACCAGGCTTACAAGGTCGATGCCGAAACCCAGGCCGCCATCAAGGCGCGCGTGCTGGCGGCGGGTTACACCGAGCCGCGCTTCATGGAACTCGAGCACGGCTACTGCCATTCGATCTACATCACCGATCCGAACGGCTGCATCATCGAGTTCACGGTCGATTCCGCGGACGGCCTCAACATCGCGCCGGCGCGGCGCGCCTCGGCGCATGCCGATCTGAAACGCTGGCTGGCGGGCGACCACACGCCCAACAACGTGCTGCGATGA
- the fabG gene encoding 3-oxoacyl-ACP reductase FabG encodes MLTSIAGRVVLVTGASKGIGKGIARVFARHGARVMVVSRHLAEAEACAAELGQGARACAADVSDWTSCQAMAQATLDAFGAIDVLCANAGMFPQTKIEHMDVAEWDAVMATNLKGSFLAVKACLPHLKKSDQARVVLTSSITGPITGFPGWTHYGASKAGQLGFMRTACIELANFGITINAVLPGNIVTEGLADLGEDYLKTMAASIPLKRLGSVDDVGNAALFLASKEAAYITGQTIVVDGGQVQPESLEALNA; translated from the coding sequence ATGTTGACGTCGATAGCCGGTCGCGTGGTGCTGGTGACGGGAGCGAGCAAGGGCATAGGCAAGGGCATCGCGCGCGTGTTCGCGCGTCACGGCGCGCGGGTGATGGTGGTCTCGCGCCATCTCGCCGAGGCCGAGGCCTGCGCGGCGGAACTCGGCCAGGGAGCGCGCGCCTGCGCGGCCGATGTCAGCGACTGGACGTCGTGCCAGGCGATGGCGCAGGCGACGCTCGACGCCTTCGGCGCCATCGACGTGCTGTGCGCCAACGCCGGCATGTTCCCGCAGACCAAGATTGAGCACATGGACGTCGCCGAATGGGACGCGGTGATGGCGACCAATCTCAAGGGCAGCTTCCTGGCGGTGAAAGCCTGCCTGCCCCATCTCAAGAAATCCGACCAGGCGCGGGTGGTGCTGACCTCCTCCATCACCGGCCCCATCACCGGCTTTCCCGGCTGGACCCACTACGGCGCCAGCAAGGCCGGCCAACTCGGCTTCATGCGCACCGCCTGCATCGAACTCGCGAATTTCGGCATCACCATCAACGCGGTGTTGCCCGGCAATATCGTCACCGAAGGTCTCGCCGACCTCGGTGAGGACTACTTGAAGACCATGGCCGCCTCGATTCCCTTGAAGCGGCTCGGATCGGTGGACGATGTCGGCAACGCCGCCTTGTTCCTGGCCTCCAAGGAAGCGGCCTACATCACCGGCCAGACCATCGTCGTCGATGGCGGGCAGGTGCAACCGGAAAGCCTGGAAGCCTTGAACGCCTGA
- a CDS encoding phosphotransferase, translating to MTTPFEQLDEAQRRAHLATVAARAAPRWGVTPGARITLLNISENATYRIDDDAHPEPLILRVHRTGYHSIDAIRTELAWMKALKEDAGVETPQAMPALDGELIQTIACPELDEQRQAVMFAFIAGAEPAQDSLIEPFKRLGAIAARMHAHARSWQRPDYFERLVWDFEGAVGKRGNWGDWRNGLGLDAAAIDLLEQMVDKMGVRLEAFGMDDTRFGLIHADLRLANLLVTADDTRVIDFDDAGLGWYLYDIATAVSFMEEREDLATLLTAWVAGYRSVAPLSAAEEREIPTFLMLRRMAILAWIGSHGETDLARELGLPYTAGTLRLARRYLDEFPG from the coding sequence ATGACCACGCCATTCGAGCAACTCGACGAAGCGCAACGGCGCGCGCATCTCGCGACGGTGGCGGCGCGCGCGGCGCCGCGCTGGGGCGTGACGCCGGGCGCGCGCATCACGCTGCTCAACATCTCGGAAAACGCCACCTACCGCATCGACGATGACGCCCATCCCGAGCCACTGATCCTGCGCGTGCATCGCACCGGCTATCACAGCATCGATGCGATACGCACTGAACTGGCGTGGATGAAGGCTTTGAAGGAAGACGCCGGCGTCGAGACGCCGCAGGCCATGCCGGCGCTGGACGGTGAACTGATCCAGACCATCGCCTGCCCGGAGCTCGATGAACAGCGCCAGGCCGTGATGTTCGCCTTCATCGCCGGTGCGGAGCCGGCCCAGGACTCGCTCATCGAACCGTTCAAACGCCTGGGCGCGATCGCCGCGCGCATGCACGCCCATGCGCGCAGCTGGCAACGGCCCGACTATTTCGAACGCCTGGTGTGGGACTTCGAAGGCGCGGTCGGCAAGCGTGGCAACTGGGGCGATTGGCGCAATGGCCTCGGACTCGACGCCGCCGCCATCGACCTGCTCGAGCAGATGGTGGACAAGATGGGCGTGCGGCTCGAAGCCTTCGGCATGGACGATACGCGCTTTGGTCTCATCCACGCGGATCTGCGCCTCGCCAACCTGCTGGTGACCGCCGACGATACGCGCGTGATCGATTTCGACGACGCCGGCCTCGGCTGGTACCTGTACGACATCGCGACCGCGGTCAGCTTCATGGAAGAACGTGAAGACCTGGCCACCCTGCTGACGGCGTGGGTGGCGGGTTATCGCAGCGTGGCGCCGCTCAGCGCGGCGGAGGAACGCGAGATCCCGACTTTCCTGATGCTGCGTCGCATGGCCATCCTGGCCTGGATCGGTTCCCACGGTGAAACCGATCTGGCGCGCGAACTGGGCTTGCCCTATACCGCCGGCACGCTGCGTCTCGCGCGGCGTTACCTCGACGAATTTCCCGGCTGA
- a CDS encoding formylglycine-generating enzyme family protein — translation MRVKMSWARRAALLLFLLAASVARAAPEVVENSLGMKFVRIPAGDFTMGSDATPDDLAKHFPAYDKQRLGKIDDEAPAHRVRISRPFYLGQHEVTVGQFRRYLEQSGHVPESIADRTGGYGYNPDYDPDKTVRGDAFEGRDPKYSWTNPGFKQGDDEPVVNVSWNDAVAMARWLSVKEGRHYRLPTEAEWEYACRAGSNTTFPNGDDPQGLLAIANTFDADAAVNWPRWQEWALPGHDGYAFTSPVGRFAPNAFGVYDMLGNVWEWVGDWYGADTYARSPAADPTGPPSGTRYVRRGGAWHSWSLYARCGFRNWNPPESRYTLLGMRLVFEAER, via the coding sequence ATGCGTGTGAAGATGTCATGGGCGCGCCGTGCGGCGCTGCTGCTTTTCCTGTTGGCGGCGAGCGTTGCGCGGGCCGCGCCCGAGGTGGTGGAGAATTCGCTCGGCATGAAGTTCGTGCGCATTCCCGCCGGCGACTTCACCATGGGCAGCGATGCGACGCCGGACGATCTTGCGAAGCACTTTCCCGCTTACGACAAGCAGCGTCTCGGCAAGATTGACGACGAAGCGCCGGCCCATCGCGTGCGCATCTCGCGCCCGTTCTATCTCGGACAGCACGAGGTGACGGTGGGGCAGTTCCGTCGTTACTTGGAACAATCCGGCCATGTGCCTGAATCGATCGCCGATCGCACCGGCGGCTATGGCTACAACCCGGATTACGATCCGGACAAGACCGTGCGCGGCGATGCCTTCGAAGGTCGCGACCCGAAATATTCGTGGACCAATCCTGGCTTCAAACAGGGCGACGATGAACCGGTGGTCAACGTCAGCTGGAATGACGCGGTGGCGATGGCGAGATGGCTCAGCGTGAAGGAAGGGCGCCATTACCGCCTGCCGACCGAAGCCGAATGGGAGTACGCCTGCCGCGCCGGCAGCAATACGACCTTTCCCAACGGCGACGACCCGCAAGGCCTGCTCGCCATCGCCAACACCTTCGACGCCGATGCCGCGGTCAACTGGCCACGTTGGCAGGAGTGGGCGTTGCCGGGCCACGATGGCTACGCCTTCACTTCGCCGGTCGGGCGCTTTGCGCCCAACGCCTTCGGCGTCTACGACATGCTCGGCAACGTGTGGGAATGGGTCGGCGACTGGTACGGCGCCGACACCTATGCGCGTTCACCGGCGGCCGACCCCACTGGGCCGCCAAGCGGCACGCGCTACGTGCGCCGTGGCGGCGCCTGGCACAGCTGGTCGCTGTACGCGCGCTGCGGCTTTCGCAATTGGAACCCGCCGGAGTCGCGTTACACCCTGCTCGGCATGCGCCTGGTGTTCGAGGCCGAGCGCTGA